From Flavobacteriales bacterium, a single genomic window includes:
- the nhaD gene encoding sodium:proton antiporter NhaD — MYLSMLVVFVIGYVLIAFEHPLKIDKSASALIAGSLCWAIFALGLFEIDITSDTFTNFLNYFQTKDLGYTSDYIAENINYVKRNFVLYELSHNIAEIGQILFFLLGAMTIVELVDAHQGFAVITDRIKTTNKVKLMWILSILSFFFSATLDNLTTAIVMSALLTKLIKDKKDLWLYAGMIIISANAGGAWSPIGDVTTIMLWIGGQVTAANIITSVIIPSIVCMLVPLIYLTFKLKGDITRPSNAEVVEHVTNPTTSFERKFIFFLGGAGLLFVPIFKTITHLPPYIGILLSLGVMWLTTELLHRSKNHEAKSDLTVIGVLKKVDVPTIFFFLGILLAVAALQSMGHLNDMAVVLDNTFNGDIYVINIIIGLLSAIVDNVPLVAGAMGMYEIGTGVFAVDGTFWEFLAYCAGTGGSVLIIGSAAGVAVMGILKIDFIWYIKKISFLALIGYLAGAATYILMQ; from the coding sequence ATTTACCTTTCCATGTTAGTTGTTTTTGTAATAGGATACGTCCTAATAGCTTTTGAACACCCTCTTAAAATTGACAAATCTGCTTCGGCACTAATCGCTGGCTCCCTTTGTTGGGCAATTTTTGCACTTGGTTTATTTGAAATTGATATCACCTCCGACACCTTCACTAATTTCTTAAACTACTTTCAAACAAAAGACTTAGGCTATACTAGTGATTACATCGCTGAAAACATAAATTATGTCAAACGGAATTTTGTACTATATGAGCTTTCTCACAATATTGCTGAAATAGGTCAAATCTTATTCTTTCTACTTGGCGCGATGACTATTGTGGAGCTAGTGGATGCTCATCAAGGATTTGCAGTTATCACTGATCGCATCAAAACTACTAACAAGGTAAAGTTAATGTGGATTCTAAGTATATTATCTTTCTTCTTTTCCGCGACATTGGACAACTTAACAACAGCTATTGTAATGTCGGCACTACTAACCAAACTTATAAAAGATAAAAAAGACTTGTGGCTATATGCAGGTATGATTATCATTTCAGCCAATGCCGGTGGTGCATGGTCACCTATTGGTGATGTTACTACTATTATGTTATGGATTGGAGGTCAGGTTACTGCAGCCAATATTATTACTTCTGTAATTATTCCATCAATAGTTTGTATGCTTGTTCCTCTGATATATTTAACGTTTAAATTAAAAGGTGATATTACTAGGCCATCCAATGCAGAAGTTGTAGAGCATGTTACCAATCCAACAACATCATTTGAAAGAAAATTTATATTCTTTTTAGGTGGTGCTGGATTATTATTTGTACCTATCTTTAAGACCATTACCCACTTGCCACCTTACATTGGTATTTTATTGAGTTTAGGAGTCATGTGGCTAACTACTGAATTACTACATAGAAGCAAAAATCACGAAGCAAAATCTGATCTAACAGTGATTGGCGTTCTGAAGAAAGTAGATGTTCCTACTATATTTTTCTTTTTAGGAATTTTATTAGCTGTTGCAGCTTTACAAAGTATGGGTCATTTAAACGATATGGCAGTTGTACTAGACAATACCTTTAATGGTGATATCTATGTTATTAATATAATTATAGGTCTTCTTTCTGCCATAGTGGATAACGTCCCGCTTGTAGCTGGAGCGATGGGCATGTATGAAATTGGAACTGGTGTATTTGCCGTTGATGGTACATTTTGGGAGTTCTTAGCCTACTGTGCTGGAACTGGTGGTAGCGTTCTTATTATAGGTTCTGCTGCTGGTGTTGCCGTTATGGGTATTCTCAAAATTGACTTCATTTGGTACATTAAGAAAATTAGCTTCTTGGCATTAATCGGTTATCTTGCCGGAGCAGCTACCTATATACTTATGCAATAA
- a CDS encoding MotA/TolQ/ExbB proton channel family protein: protein MKSLLLQINTIGDTLSQTSIEGEIVEEKTLSILELITSGGTGGNIIMITLGVLSIISVYLFIERYSTLKKASRKDASFLNSIKNYIQDNDVKAAKTLCKNTDTSISRMLEKGIDRMDKPMTDISAAIENQGKLEVYVLENNLANLATIAGAAPMIGFLGTVIGMIVAFHEMASAGGNIDIEMLSKGIYTAMVTTVAGLVVGIIAYIAYNVLVTKVEKVVFLLETTTTDFMDLIHNNK from the coding sequence ATGAAATCATTGCTTTTACAAATCAATACCATTGGAGACACGCTGTCACAAACATCTATTGAGGGAGAAATTGTGGAAGAAAAAACACTTTCAATACTGGAATTAATAACAAGTGGTGGTACTGGTGGAAACATTATAATGATTACTCTAGGTGTATTATCAATAATATCTGTTTATTTATTTATTGAACGATATTCAACCTTAAAGAAGGCAAGCCGAAAAGATGCTAGCTTTTTAAATAGCATCAAAAATTACATTCAAGATAATGATGTAAAAGCAGCAAAAACCCTTTGCAAAAATACTGACACATCTATTTCTAGAATGTTGGAAAAAGGAATTGACCGTATGGATAAGCCCATGACCGATATTTCTGCAGCTATTGAAAATCAGGGGAAATTGGAAGTTTATGTGCTCGAAAATAATTTAGCAAACCTTGCAACTATTGCTGGTGCTGCTCCAATGATTGGGTTCTTAGGAACTGTTATTGGAATGATTGTTGCCTTTCATGAAATGGCAAGTGCTGGAGGAAATATTGATATCGAAATGCTATCAAAAGGAATCTATACTGCTATGGTTACAACAGTAGCCGGTTTAGTAGTCGGTATTATTGCATACATCGCATACAATGTTTTAGTTACTAAAGTTGAAAAGGTTGTTTTTCTACTAGAAACTACTACAACTGATTTTATGGATTTAATACATAATAACAAATGA
- a CDS encoding biopolymer transporter ExbD, with translation MSLRSKNKVSANFSMSSMTDIVFLLLIFFMLTSTLVSPNALKLLLPNSKARTLEKQTVSVSITPEIEYYIEDKNVPFEDLENQLIQLLSNEVEPAIVLHADKTVDIEFAVKVMDIAYRNKYKVVLATNPK, from the coding sequence ATGAGTTTAAGAAGTAAAAATAAGGTAAGTGCGAATTTCAGCATGTCATCCATGACTGATATTGTATTCTTATTGCTTATCTTTTTTATGCTTACCTCAACCCTAGTAAGTCCGAATGCTTTGAAGCTGCTCTTACCCAATAGCAAAGCAAGAACCCTTGAAAAACAAACGGTTTCTGTATCAATAACACCTGAAATAGAATATTATATAGAAGACAAAAACGTTCCGTTCGAAGACTTAGAAAATCAACTTATTCAACTTCTATCTAATGAGGTAGAGCCTGCGATAGTTCTTCATGCCGATAAAACGGTAGACATAGAGTTTGCTGTAAAGGTAATGGACATCGCATACAGAAATAAGTACAAAGTCGTATTAGCTACAAACCCCAAATAA
- a CDS encoding energy transducer TonB, whose translation MSSAKSNKRKAIIGTVIFHLFLLICFVFLGLTYRIPPPPEEGITINFGYDDFGSGAEQPEQIIEEEEITPQEVVENNPVVEEISTQEIEETPVVVKEKRKEKKKLEKVKEVEEKKPEPVVNTKALYPGKKQNNSTSQGISEGNGDQGSEDGDPKSNAYVGGGIGTNGVAYKLGGRTIEKIIKPNNDSQQQGKVVVTIRVNRNGKVINATAGAKGSTTTNSYLYSKAKEAALKTTFEANSSAPEIQIGTIIYNFKLN comes from the coding sequence ATGTCCAGTGCAAAAAGCAATAAAAGAAAAGCAATAATTGGAACAGTGATATTTCATTTATTCCTTTTGATTTGCTTTGTTTTTCTCGGACTAACTTACCGCATCCCGCCACCACCCGAAGAAGGAATAACGATTAACTTTGGGTATGATGATTTTGGGAGTGGTGCTGAACAGCCAGAACAAATCATTGAAGAAGAAGAAATTACTCCACAAGAAGTGGTAGAAAATAATCCTGTAGTTGAAGAAATAAGCACTCAAGAAATTGAAGAAACTCCTGTAGTAGTAAAAGAGAAAAGAAAAGAAAAGAAAAAGCTCGAAAAGGTAAAAGAAGTTGAGGAAAAAAAACCTGAACCCGTAGTAAATACTAAAGCCCTATACCCTGGCAAAAAGCAGAACAACAGCACTAGTCAAGGCATAAGTGAAGGCAATGGCGACCAAGGCAGTGAAGACGGCGACCCAAAATCTAATGCATATGTTGGTGGCGGTATAGGTACAAATGGTGTAGCCTATAAACTTGGTGGCAGAACTATTGAGAAAATCATAAAACCAAATAATGATTCCCAACAGCAAGGAAAAGTAGTTGTTACGATTAGAGTAAATAGAAACGGCAAAGTCATCAATGCAACAGCTGGTGCAAAAGGCTCTACAACCACAAACTCTTATCTGTATAGTAAAGCTAAAGAAGCGGCACTAAAAACTACTTTTGAAGCTAATAGCTCTGCCCCTGAAATTCAAATAGGCACTATCATATACAACTTTAAGTTGAACTAA